A region of the Plasmodium vinckei vinckei genome assembly, chromosome: PVVCY_11 genome:
caaaaaaaattatgaatttAGAGTGTTGTGGAGAGAAAAAACGGTTAGCAAATCTCTTGCCATGcaaaattaaacaaaataataatcaatcacattaaaattaattataaatgaaataaatatacaaattcaGCGGTGAGTGCCATATacctatatatatgtatgtgtgCCATTATAATGttatagaaaatgaaatgcaaaaaataatgaaccAGGAATGTGCGCCTAAGTATACTTGCTAAAAAATAGAGAATgttagaaaaataaaaaaaacataccACCAAAGTAAATTCACATAAGTTGTGTATCCccaatgaaaaaataatatatgctatataattttttataatatatatatgttcaaaaaaaaatgaaaaaaaatataatcaccatttaaaataaataagcaaAAAGAAAAGCCATTTGCTAAACTTTAGTAAATTATCCAATTCAATAAtgacaaaatgaaaaaagtgaaaaaaaaatggtgaaCCCCACAAACAGAGATCCCTATTCCATTTTGGAcgtagaaaaaaattccaCTCTTGAAacagtaaaaaaaaaatttaaaaagctAGCCATAATATATCACCCCGATAAATTACAATaccatttaaataaagaaaaaaacaataatcaaaataatcaaacaaataaagaaacaaaACATGAAATAAGAACAGATATagattttttaactttGGTTTGGGCTTATGAACAAATATTAACTGATATTCAATCCAAAAAAAAGTCggaaatatatcaaaatgcatcaatcattaaaaaaaatgatttagaATATGTACAAGATGAagatacatatttatttttttgtcgTTGTGgtgatttttttatatttaatcaaAACTTATATGATGAATACTATGTCATATATCAATGTCAAAGCTGTTCATCCTCAGTTTATTTAACTCCATAAAACGTTTTCTATTTGCACAGTAAATTGTGTAACTATcttttattcaaattaGCAACTCATATTTTACCTTTTTTAAGTTCCTCATAAATTGATAACAccaattattaaattgaaGCAATAATACGACCATAactaataaacaaatatattatcccccttattattttacacCCTACTCATATATTTAGACATTATACCATTACATAAGTACCCCAAAATTATTGTGtaccatatatatacaaagttagcatttttttagttaatatatttaaccgaataatattaaaattttatattatgtctttttaattattagtttttttttatgtgaattagtaaatttttatacttagtaaaataaattacaaaaaaaacttgtaaaaaattcacaaacataaaaatgttttaaaataaaaaaaattattttaattattaactACAATCTTAGTATCCACTATCAACATTTAGATTCTTAGAAATTTCGTTTGACGCCTTCGTCACAATTGTATGTGTTTCATAcctaaaaaatgtaaaaacatttaatttttaaataattccaTAAGcctaaaatataaaaataatacatatatacatttactTTAGCACACACAAGGTGCCTATTTTCACTAACATTCTATCCATGCATTTGGCTAAGCATATctgttcattttttcccATTTCTTCTGAAAATTTTTGTCCaaaacatttttcaaaacatgttttttttacttgctaaaaaataaaaagtcaTAACAATATAAGACATTTAAAATGgatattaaatatagaaaaattgTAGTATAAGTTAAAAACAAATCGTAATGATAATAACAACATTTTAGTTATATGCTATACATTGTTCAATATTTGGTATATCATCATTCCCAGGGCATTTTGGGCATCTTCCATGGCTTTAGGATTATCCATTCTGTGCtactatttattatttattactttcccgtcaatataaaataaatatatacatatatatatttccaataatgtaaattaaatgaaataaaaatgcattaaaagctttttattctttatatttaaaaacttGATGCATTTTGACAAATCTTCTACTCCCTCAATTTTCGTAACATCAAATGAAAaggcaaaaaaaaatggtgaaATAGCACGACAAAggaacttaaaaaaaatggtgataataatttaaattataaagaaataacagaatatactaataaaaaaatgtggttttaattaatttaaaaaaacaaaaaaattgaaaaaaaattgttttattaaaattgaaCAATCTACCATAACATATTATATCAAACTAAAacttataattaaaaaaaaaatatatatttccatgCATACATactttaataaaaatatataaatagaatATTGTGAATTATATTAACCCCACCTAGAAACACAAATAAACACACAAAATATgttccaattttttttaacatttttcattaatttacatatatatttttccttattcctttatttatttacatattttttttgttatgggctttttataaaagctagctaaaatattttcataaaatcCAAAGTATTACGAAACAAACTTTtgtaaaacaaatttatgtttcaatttaatacttttttataaattataaaccttaaatatattaacaatgATATGAATATGAGCTATCAAAACttatgttatatttatagcTTGCttgttatatatgcaaaatgATGTTGACAACCAAATTGTGTAAGACTTTTGggtaatttattattataaatatataaatgaaatcaGAATTAACATTCAAacttaaaattaaataatgcaaattaaaaataaaatatataacttaTCAATAAatgcttatatattttatatactattcaatttaaattatcttTTCTGTTTTGGACATTCAGTAgttgtaataatatacacaatttttatatctatcaaaatataaatacatatttaagaaaaaaaaagagagcTAAAATAAGCTCTTCAAAGTGTACACATCATGTAGAACGAATAAATATCTAACATTAGCAAACACGTTGAAAATTTgttgcttttttttaatttttatagattaataaaaatgaagcaAACAGAATAAACtctcaaaattttttttttggtatatatgcaaaaacaaaaataaaatgaaaaagatataaatttaaaacatattcCAAAAAATGTCTTATACTTGTTCATACCATTTTcatattgtaaaaatatgttactATTAcaagaatatttattatctttatttacttttttttttttttttgattagTAAAATCcctaattaaaaaagatcTATTTAAAAATCGAAGTTTCCAAAAACATGTAAATGCTTCAAAGTTTTCCTTAAACACCCAAAAAAGACACAAAGAAGCATTAgctgtaaataataaaacaataaaaaaaatccctttattttcaaatgtGCATTCTATGTACCTTTTAGCAATACATTTCTATagaaacaaattttattgtctttatgatttatttcattacaTGATTCCTATTCTTTTTGTACACCTAACacagataaaaaaatacagtATGACTGGAACTTCATCAGCAAAAAGGCATCATGgaataaaaggaaaaaagaGAATAAGCAAAGTAACCCTAATGCCATATAAAGATATTAAGCTACCAGCAAGAAGGTTAGATTATTCACTTTTTgtaaaagcaaaaaaaaaagtgtaaaaaattatacttCCCTATAAAGTTTAATCTAATctttattccattttttataaataaaacacagGTGCCCCATATTAGGAAAAATGGACAATAGAAATGCTCGAAAAATATCCAAATCCGGAATAAAAACTCATAGAATACAACGAGtaaattttgtaaagagacgaatttattttgaagAAGAAGATCGTTTTGTTAAATTAAGAGTTAGTGCACGAGGATTAAaaactattaaaaaatatggattaGCATATTGTgccaaaaaatttaatttagacttaaataaaaagaaatatgaTGCTGGACATTCTccacgaaaaaaaaaaaaaaaaattaatgacgCCGATACTTTTTCACCAccaaataatatgataaagGAACCCCAAACTTCAAACCCTGAAGATGAAAATGCtataatagaaaaattaaaattgaatactcaaaataaataaaaaaaaaataagactaaccaaaaatttaaaaccCTTAATAcatcaa
Encoded here:
- a CDS encoding DnaJ protein, putative is translated as MVNPTNRDPYSILDVEKNSTLETVKKKFKKLAIIYHPDKLQYHLNKEKNNNQNNQTNKETKHEIRTDIDFLTLVWAYEQILTDIQSKKKSEIYQNASIIKKNDLEYVQDEDTYLFFCRCGDFFIFNQNLYDEYYVIYQCQSCSSSVYLTP
- a CDS encoding zinc binding protein, putative, which translates into the protein MDNPKAMEDAQNALGMMIYQILNNQVKKTCFEKCFGQKFSEEMGKNEQICLAKCMDRMYETHTIVTKASNEISKNLNVDSGY
- a CDS encoding 50S ribosomal protein L28, apicoplast, putative; protein product: MQIKNKIYNLSINAYIFYILFNLNYLFCFGHSVVINKNEANRINSQNFFFVKSLIKKDLFKNRSFQKHVNASKFSLNTQKRHKEALAIKKYSMTGTSSAKRHHGIKGKKRISKVTLMPYKDIKLPARRCPILGKMDNRNARKISKSGIKTHRIQRVNFVKRRIYFEEEDRFVKLRVSARGLKTIKKYGLAYCAKKFNLDLNKKKYDAGHSPRKKKKKINDADTFSPPNNMIKEPQTSNPEDENAIIEKLKLNTQNK